A portion of the Paucilactobacillus hokkaidonensis JCM 18461 genome contains these proteins:
- the deoD gene encoding purine-nucleoside phosphorylase — MSTHIGAKAGQIAETVLFPGDPLRAKFIAETFLDDVVQYNSVRNMFGYTGTYKGKPISVQGSGMGIPSLSIYATELIKDFGVKSIIRVGTCGGMRADVKVGDVILGQGSTTDSNVTATTFGTGIYYAPISDFELLDRAYHTAQDLNVPVQVGNIFAADRFYNDEIDMEKLADYGCVATEMESAGLFLIGAKYHVKTLSILTVSDNIVTGASASAKEREQSFTDMMKVSLETGIK, encoded by the coding sequence ATGAGTACACATATCGGCGCTAAAGCAGGACAAATTGCAGAAACAGTTTTATTTCCAGGAGATCCATTACGGGCAAAGTTTATTGCAGAAACGTTTTTAGATGATGTTGTGCAATATAATTCTGTTCGAAACATGTTTGGCTATACTGGGACATATAAAGGTAAACCAATTTCAGTACAGGGTAGTGGTATGGGAATTCCATCGTTATCAATCTACGCAACTGAATTGATTAAAGACTTCGGTGTTAAATCAATTATTCGGGTTGGAACGTGTGGTGGAATGCGTGCTGACGTTAAAGTTGGGGATGTTATTTTAGGACAAGGCTCAACGACTGACTCAAATGTGACTGCAACTACGTTTGGAACTGGAATTTACTATGCCCCAATTTCGGACTTTGAGTTATTAGATCGGGCCTATCACACGGCTCAAGATTTGAACGTACCGGTCCAAGTTGGGAATATTTTTGCCGCAGACCGTTTTTACAATGATGAAATTGATATGGAAAAGTTGGCTGATTATGGTTGTGTTGCCACTGAAATGGAATCTGCGGGATTATTCTTGATTGGTGCAAAATATCATGTTAAAACACTCAGTATTTTGACAGTTAGTGATAATATAGTTACCGGAGCGTCTGCATCAGCAAAAGAACGTGAACAATCATTTACTGATATGATGAAAGTGTCATTAGAAACGGGCATTAAATAA
- a CDS encoding phosphopentomutase, protein MKYKRIFGIVLDSVGTGAAPDAAKFGDVGSDTLGHVGEYYAGKLAIPNLQKLGIANLRDQPIQGVAPVDAPLGYYGKMQEVSAGKDSMDGHWEMMGLPVDHALSLFPNGFPQDLLDKITEFSGRKCIVNTPYSGTDVIHDYGEEQMQSGDLIVYTSGDSVFQIAAHEDVIPLAELYKICEYTRGLVNEPPYVIGRVIARPYVGPDKDHFTRTANRRDFTLEPTGKTDLDRLSEANIDVIGIGKINDIFSGHGIKTGYHNESNMDGMDHVMTVMDQDFTGFAFTNLVDFDAMYGHRRNPKGFGQALMDFDQRLGEVMANMKDDDLLMLTADHGNDPGFKGTDHTREFVPLLAYSPSFTQTGQSLGTRSPFSDFGATVLDNFGLQSGAGSSFLAELK, encoded by the coding sequence ATGAAATACAAACGCATATTTGGAATTGTTTTAGACTCAGTTGGAACTGGTGCTGCACCAGATGCCGCTAAATTTGGCGACGTGGGTTCTGATACATTAGGGCATGTCGGTGAATACTATGCTGGCAAATTAGCAATTCCCAATTTACAAAAACTTGGAATTGCTAATCTACGCGACCAGCCAATCCAAGGAGTAGCACCAGTGGATGCGCCATTAGGATATTACGGTAAAATGCAGGAAGTTTCAGCCGGTAAAGACAGCATGGACGGTCATTGGGAAATGATGGGATTACCAGTTGATCACGCATTATCACTATTTCCAAATGGATTTCCACAAGATTTATTAGATAAAATTACTGAGTTTTCTGGCCGTAAATGCATTGTTAATACGCCATATAGTGGTACCGATGTAATTCATGATTATGGTGAAGAACAGATGCAAAGTGGCGACTTAATCGTCTATACATCTGGTGATTCAGTCTTTCAAATTGCAGCCCACGAAGATGTGATTCCATTAGCAGAATTGTATAAGATTTGTGAGTATACCCGTGGTTTAGTTAATGAACCACCGTACGTAATTGGACGCGTGATTGCACGTCCATATGTTGGACCCGACAAGGATCACTTTACTCGGACTGCTAATCGTCGTGACTTCACGCTTGAACCAACCGGTAAGACTGATTTAGATCGTCTCAGTGAAGCAAATATTGATGTGATTGGAATTGGCAAAATCAACGATATTTTCTCCGGTCACGGGATTAAAACAGGTTATCATAATGAAAGTAACATGGATGGCATGGATCATGTGATGACGGTGATGGATCAGGACTTTACCGGATTCGCCTTTACCAACTTGGTTGATTTTGATGCAATGTATGGTCATCGTCGTAATCCAAAGGGATTTGGTCAAGCGCTAATGGACTTTGATCAACGATTAGGCGAAGTGATGGCTAACATGAAAGATGATGACTTATTAATGCTGACAGCTGATCATGGTAACGACCCAGGCTTTAAGGGAACTGATCATACGCGTGAGTTTGTTCCATTACTCGCTTATTCACCTAGCTTTACACAAACTGGTCAATCATTAGGCACTCGAAGCCCATTTTCAGATTTTGGTGCCACTGTGTTGGATAACTTTGGACTACAAAGCGGTGCAGGAAGTAGTTTCTTAGCTGAATTGAAATAG
- a CDS encoding virulence RhuM family protein — MDNNETKFLLYKTDHKNVSIDVLISDSTIWATQKSMSELFGIGIPAINKHLKNIYESEELNKSATISKMEIVQNEGTRSVSRETAFYNLDAIISVGYRVNSLKATRFRQWATKTLKEYMIKGFVLDDERLKQGTNLLDKDYFDELLARVRSIRASERRVWQKVTDIFAEISTDYDKESQVTKNFYATVQNKFHYAITGETGAEIIYHHADRTKPHMGLTTWKNSPDGRILKRDTQVAKNYLDQKQITSLERNVAGYFDYIEDLIERRNTFTMQEFADSIDRFLEFREYQVLPNNGSVSMTEAKNKASDEYNGFNKTQHIDSDFDKQIRKMIDSDDN; from the coding sequence ATGGATAATAACGAGACAAAATTTCTACTTTACAAAACTGATCATAAGAATGTAAGCATAGATGTATTAATTAGTGATAGCACGATCTGGGCAACACAGAAGTCTATGTCTGAGTTGTTTGGTATTGGAATACCAGCCATTAATAAGCATTTAAAAAATATTTATGAATCTGAAGAACTGAATAAAAGTGCAACTATTTCTAAAATGGAAATAGTTCAAAATGAAGGAACAAGATCTGTTTCTCGTGAGACAGCTTTTTATAATCTGGACGCCATTATTTCAGTTGGCTACCGAGTTAATTCATTAAAAGCTACTCGTTTTCGTCAGTGGGCAACAAAGACGTTAAAAGAGTACATGATCAAAGGATTTGTCCTAGACGATGAGCGTCTAAAGCAAGGCACCAATCTGTTGGATAAAGATTACTTTGATGAGTTGCTAGCACGAGTACGTTCAATTAGAGCTAGTGAGCGTCGAGTATGGCAAAAGGTAACTGATATCTTTGCCGAAATCAGTACTGACTACGATAAAGAAAGCCAAGTGACTAAAAACTTTTATGCCACAGTCCAAAATAAATTTCACTACGCGATTACAGGTGAAACGGGTGCGGAAATTATCTATCACCACGCCGACCGGACTAAGCCGCATATGGGATTGACAACCTGGAAGAATTCTCCAGATGGTCGCATATTGAAACGTGATACTCAGGTAGCGAAAAATTATCTTGATCAAAAACAAATTACATCCCTTGAAAGAAATGTGGCAGGATATTTCGATTACATTGAGGACCTAATTGAACGTAGAAATACTTTTACAATGCAAGAGTTTGCGGATAGCATTGATCGTTTTTTAGAGTTCAGAGAGTATCAGGTCCTTCCGAATAATGGTTCAGTCTCAATGACAGAAGCTAAAAATAAAGCGTCGGACGAATACAATGGGTTTAATAAAACACAGCATATCGATTCTGACTTTGACAAACAAATCAGAAAAATGATTGATTCCGATGATAATTAG
- the deoC gene encoding deoxyribose-phosphate aldolase, with amino-acid sequence MKLTDAQLAKYMDHTLLKAEATQSQVEQILAEAKEYDTASVCINPYWVKLAAKELKGTDVSVCTVIGFPLGANTTATKVFETNDAIDNGATEVDMVINIGELKEHHDEAVQADIKALADAAHAKNAILKVIIETALLNDEEKVRASKLAVAAGTDFVKTSTGFSTAGAKVPDVKLMRETVGPNIGVKASGGVHSAKEAYDMIEAGASRLGVSASIKIIKDNQ; translated from the coding sequence ATGAAATTAACAGACGCACAACTAGCTAAATATATGGATCACACACTATTAAAGGCCGAAGCAACTCAATCACAAGTTGAGCAAATTTTAGCAGAGGCAAAAGAATATGATACGGCATCTGTTTGTATTAATCCTTACTGGGTTAAATTAGCAGCAAAAGAGTTAAAAGGAACGGATGTATCTGTTTGTACTGTGATTGGTTTTCCACTGGGAGCTAACACAACGGCTACTAAAGTGTTTGAAACCAATGATGCCATTGATAATGGTGCCACAGAAGTTGATATGGTGATTAACATTGGTGAATTAAAAGAACACCATGATGAAGCCGTTCAAGCTGACATCAAGGCACTTGCTGATGCGGCTCACGCTAAAAACGCTATTTTGAAGGTTATTATTGAAACCGCTTTATTAAATGATGAAGAGAAGGTTCGTGCTAGTAAATTAGCCGTTGCAGCTGGAACTGACTTTGTTAAAACATCGACTGGTTTTTCAACTGCTGGAGCTAAAGTGCCGGATGTTAAATTAATGCGAGAAACTGTTGGACCAAATATTGGTGTGAAAGCATCAGGCGGAGTTCATAGCGCCAAAGAAGCTTACGATATGATCGAAGCTGGTGCTAGTCGCTTAGGTGTTAGTGCTAGTATCAAAATCATTAAAGATAATCAATAA
- a CDS encoding cytidine deaminase — protein MEEQSELFKVATGMLDKAYVPYSKFQVGAAVLTEDGKIYGGCNIENASYGLANCGERTAIFKAVSEGHQKLKAICITGNTKDPIQPCGACRQVMSEFFAPDAKVYLTNQSGAKQETTVGELLPGAFTDLD, from the coding sequence ATGGAAGAACAAAGCGAATTGTTTAAAGTTGCCACGGGAATGTTAGACAAGGCATATGTTCCATATTCTAAATTTCAAGTTGGTGCTGCGGTACTAACAGAAGATGGTAAAATTTATGGTGGCTGTAACATTGAAAATGCATCCTATGGATTGGCCAATTGTGGTGAACGAACTGCCATATTTAAGGCCGTTTCAGAAGGTCATCAAAAGTTAAAGGCTATTTGTATTACGGGTAATACGAAGGATCCAATCCAACCTTGTGGTGCTTGTCGACAGGTAATGTCTGAATTCTTTGCACCAGATGCAAAGGTTTATCTAACTAACCAAAGCGGAGCAAAACAAGAAACCACGGTAGGCGAGTTGCTGCCTGGGGCGTTTACGGATTTAGATTAG
- a CDS encoding sugar-binding transcriptional regulator, whose translation MVTKEERIQQSIAIAHLYYEQELSQSQIAKQLSVSRPTVSRLLHFAKENGLVRIQIMDPLASADDLKSQIQAKYGIQSVHVVPVPMVNDATTLDAVGQYAATFLDDLVTDHDIIGIGWGKTIHAVATHLNTKDELSDVQVVQLKGSVSYSKHHTFAYESINAFANAYHAVPQYLPLPVIFDQKLTKDLAEKERHIQQLIELGKEANIAVFTVGTVRDSALVFQLNYFDDAEMKFLKQNAVGDVFSRFIDQQGKIVAPKIDERTIGIQLADLRQKKHSILVASGSAKVPAIDGALHGKYANVLIVDQKTAQDLVDY comes from the coding sequence GTGGTGACCAAAGAAGAACGGATTCAGCAAAGTATTGCAATTGCCCATTTATACTACGAGCAAGAATTGAGCCAAAGTCAAATTGCGAAACAGTTGTCGGTTTCACGTCCCACTGTGTCGCGATTACTTCATTTTGCAAAGGAAAATGGGCTAGTGCGGATTCAAATCATGGATCCACTGGCTAGTGCTGATGATTTAAAGAGCCAAATTCAAGCTAAGTATGGGATTCAATCAGTGCATGTCGTGCCAGTTCCAATGGTTAACGATGCAACAACACTTGATGCAGTTGGACAGTATGCAGCCACTTTTTTAGATGATTTAGTTACCGACCACGATATTATTGGAATTGGTTGGGGTAAAACGATCCATGCAGTGGCCACGCACTTAAATACTAAAGATGAGTTAAGTGATGTTCAAGTGGTTCAACTTAAGGGGAGTGTGTCCTATTCGAAACATCACACGTTTGCCTATGAAAGTATCAATGCATTTGCGAATGCTTATCATGCGGTACCACAGTACTTGCCATTACCAGTTATCTTTGATCAAAAACTAACTAAAGATTTAGCTGAAAAGGAACGGCATATTCAACAGTTGATTGAACTTGGAAAAGAAGCGAATATTGCTGTATTCACCGTTGGAACAGTGCGTGATAGTGCGTTGGTTTTTCAATTAAATTATTTTGATGATGCTGAAATGAAGTTTTTGAAGCAAAATGCGGTGGGGGATGTTTTTTCACGGTTTATTGACCAACAGGGAAAAATCGTGGCACCTAAGATTGACGAACGAACGATTGGGATCCAGTTGGCTGATTTACGTCAGAAAAAGCACTCCATTTTGGTAGCCAGTGGTTCGGCTAAGGTGCCAGCAATTGATGGCGCGTTACATGGCAAATATGCCAATGTGTTGATTGTTGATCAGAAAACTGCGCAAGACTTAGTTGATTATTAA
- a CDS encoding nitric-oxide reductase large subunit, with protein sequence MNNQGQGEHTYRRLTKVLLITLAAVFSILIAGGFLIFKNEAPRPQKMVDPTGTTVISHSQLLSGQAVYEKYGLTDYGTLLGNGSYLGPDYTAESLHVYLRGMDHYYANKLYGKSYNSISEFRQDAIKDKVKKEIRVNRYHKSSDTLTLTTAQAAGVNYLQKYYRHEFVNNPRQAGLPENMINQKTTDEFMSNGNKVDQLTSYFFWTAWVSSTNRPNREFTYTNNWPYDLDAGNVMPAEAMIWTAISVAVLVAGVGIVIWFQRRYHFDMDAAYSKGKMPVVNADAPITTSQRKAAKYFVIVMLMFIVQILLGALMAHYYTDNSFFGIDLQNIWPFNLAKSWHLQLAIFWIATSWLGAGVYLTPRVLGREPKHQGVLVDILFWALIVVVGGSMLGEWGSILNWKFFNHNWWLFGHFGWEYIELGKFWQILLIIGMLLWVVILMRGFIPKMRQKMANPDRTRLVSLLFMGSIAIPAFYLATLFILPNSHVTFADYWRWWIVHLWVEGIFESFAVILIGYLMVDLKLTTIKSTIRALYFQLVLLLGSGVIGMGHHYFWEGDHSIWLALGACFSAMEVVPLCLLIWEAWTHYRVVRDSGVVFPYKPTFTFLAWTGIWNVIGAGALGFLINAPAINYFEHGTQWTSAHAHTSMAGVYGMLSLAIMLFVLRNVSKKEVWTPKLNKMINWSAWLMNLGLAGMAIIALLPVGYLQLADALKHGYWHARLLSFYRTSPVVELLWARIVPDTVFIIGAVIMLIVVVKIFFNLKPATADDGDVQE encoded by the coding sequence ATGAATAACCAGGGACAAGGCGAGCACACTTATCGTCGTTTGACGAAAGTATTGTTAATTACCTTGGCAGCTGTGTTTTCGATTTTAATTGCTGGCGGATTTCTCATTTTTAAAAATGAAGCACCACGACCACAAAAAATGGTTGATCCAACAGGAACAACGGTCATTAGCCACTCACAATTGTTGAGTGGGCAAGCTGTTTATGAAAAATATGGGTTAACAGATTATGGGACTCTTTTGGGGAACGGATCATATTTGGGACCAGACTATACTGCTGAAAGTCTGCATGTTTACTTACGCGGAATGGATCACTATTATGCGAATAAATTATATGGTAAGAGCTATAATTCAATTAGTGAATTCCGTCAAGACGCAATCAAAGACAAAGTAAAAAAAGAAATTCGAGTTAACCGTTATCATAAATCCAGTGACACGTTAACTTTGACAACGGCTCAGGCGGCTGGTGTTAATTATTTGCAAAAATATTACCGCCACGAATTCGTGAACAATCCACGACAGGCTGGTTTACCAGAAAACATGATTAATCAAAAGACAACCGATGAATTCATGTCTAATGGTAATAAGGTCGACCAACTCACCTCGTATTTCTTTTGGACTGCGTGGGTTTCATCAACTAATCGGCCAAATCGTGAATTTACGTACACAAATAACTGGCCATACGATTTAGATGCCGGTAATGTAATGCCGGCAGAAGCAATGATCTGGACTGCAATCAGTGTTGCCGTCTTAGTGGCAGGCGTTGGGATTGTTATTTGGTTCCAGCGACGCTACCATTTCGATATGGATGCTGCTTATTCTAAAGGTAAAATGCCTGTGGTTAATGCTGACGCGCCCATCACAACGAGTCAACGCAAAGCGGCCAAGTATTTTGTCATCGTGATGTTAATGTTCATTGTACAAATTTTACTGGGTGCCTTAATGGCCCATTACTACACAGACAATAGTTTCTTTGGAATTGATTTACAAAATATTTGGCCGTTTAATTTGGCCAAATCTTGGCATTTACAACTAGCAATCTTTTGGATCGCAACCTCATGGCTGGGTGCCGGGGTTTACCTAACACCACGAGTACTGGGACGTGAGCCAAAGCATCAAGGAGTTCTAGTCGATATCCTTTTCTGGGCATTAATCGTTGTAGTCGGCGGTTCAATGCTTGGCGAATGGGGTTCCATTTTAAACTGGAAATTCTTTAATCATAATTGGTGGCTGTTTGGTCACTTCGGATGGGAATATATTGAACTTGGAAAATTCTGGCAAATTCTGCTCATTATCGGAATGCTCCTCTGGGTTGTCATTTTGATGCGTGGCTTTATTCCAAAAATGCGTCAAAAAATGGCTAATCCCGATCGGACCCGCCTAGTTAGTTTACTATTCATGGGTTCAATTGCGATTCCTGCATTTTATCTAGCCACACTATTTATCTTGCCAAATTCACACGTTACATTTGCAGATTATTGGCGTTGGTGGATTGTCCATCTTTGGGTGGAAGGTATCTTTGAATCATTTGCTGTGATTTTAATTGGTTATTTAATGGTCGATTTGAAATTAACCACCATTAAATCAACTATCCGAGCACTATACTTCCAGTTAGTTTTACTGCTCGGCTCCGGAGTTATCGGCATGGGTCATCACTACTTCTGGGAAGGTGACCATTCAATTTGGTTGGCACTAGGCGCATGTTTCTCAGCCATGGAAGTCGTGCCGCTTTGTTTGTTAATTTGGGAAGCTTGGACCCATTATCGCGTTGTTCGTGATTCTGGCGTGGTTTTCCCTTACAAGCCTACTTTTACATTCTTAGCTTGGACTGGAATTTGGAACGTGATTGGTGCCGGCGCACTTGGTTTCTTGATTAATGCACCCGCAATCAACTACTTCGAACATGGTACTCAATGGACTTCTGCTCATGCACATACTTCAATGGCTGGTGTTTATGGCATGCTATCACTTGCCATCATGTTGTTTGTCTTGCGGAATGTCTCTAAAAAGGAAGTTTGGACACCTAAATTAAACAAAATGATTAATTGGTCAGCCTGGTTAATGAACCTTGGATTAGCAGGAATGGCAATTATTGCATTACTGCCAGTTGGCTACTTACAGTTAGCAGACGCATTAAAACACGGCTATTGGCACGCGCGTTTACTAAGCTTTTACAGAACATCCCCAGTAGTAGAACTGCTCTGGGCAAGAATCGTCCCAGATACAGTCTTTATTATTGGCGCTGTGATTATGTTAATCGTGGTCGTTAAGATCTTCTTTAACTTAAAACCAGCAACTGCGGATGACGGAGACGTACAAGAATAG
- a CDS encoding pyrimidine-nucleoside phosphorylase, which yields MRMLDVIDAKRNGKVLSDEQIQYFVDGVVDNSIPDYQISALLMAIYFQGMEASEQTKLTMAMLESGDQLDLSAIDGIKVDKHSTGGVGDKTSLPLAAMVAATGIPVPMISGRGLGHTGGTLDKLEAIPGFRVSLTEKEFIDQVKEIGLAIVGATGQIAPADARIYGLRDVTDTVDSIPLIASSILSKKLASGTDALVIDVKTGAGAFMKVEADAQKLAHALVEIANGAGVNSMAIISDMNQPLGEKIGNSLEIEESIDILKGKGPQDLMELILTLGSQMVVLGKKADTLDEARELLKQTVTDGSALKKFTQMIEMQGGDTAVIDHPEIMPQAKYHIDIKAQSDGYVTQITADEMGIASMQLGGGRAAKEDQLDYSVGLVLHHKIGDKIKRGDSLVTVYSNQEDISRVEQLIRANFIIGAQVTAPELIHEIITD from the coding sequence ATGCGAATGTTAGACGTAATTGATGCAAAACGAAATGGTAAGGTATTGAGTGATGAACAAATTCAATATTTTGTTGATGGGGTCGTTGATAATTCGATTCCCGATTATCAAATTAGTGCATTGCTGATGGCAATCTATTTTCAAGGGATGGAAGCCAGCGAACAGACTAAGTTAACAATGGCGATGTTGGAATCAGGAGATCAATTAGATTTAAGCGCCATTGATGGCATCAAAGTTGATAAGCATTCGACCGGTGGAGTTGGTGATAAAACCAGCTTACCACTGGCTGCGATGGTAGCTGCTACCGGTATTCCAGTTCCAATGATTTCTGGACGTGGATTAGGTCATACCGGTGGAACATTAGATAAATTGGAAGCAATTCCCGGTTTTAGAGTATCGTTAACGGAAAAAGAATTTATTGACCAGGTCAAAGAAATTGGATTAGCCATTGTTGGCGCAACCGGCCAGATTGCACCAGCAGATGCTCGCATCTATGGATTACGCGATGTAACTGATACTGTTGATTCAATTCCGTTGATTGCTAGCTCAATTTTAAGTAAAAAATTAGCTTCAGGAACAGATGCGTTGGTGATTGATGTCAAAACGGGTGCCGGTGCATTTATGAAAGTAGAAGCTGATGCGCAAAAATTAGCCCATGCGTTAGTTGAGATTGCTAACGGCGCTGGGGTCAATAGTATGGCTATTATTTCAGATATGAATCAGCCATTGGGAGAAAAGATTGGTAATTCACTTGAAATTGAAGAATCAATTGATATCTTAAAGGGTAAAGGACCACAAGATTTGATGGAATTAATTTTAACATTAGGTAGTCAAATGGTAGTGCTAGGTAAAAAAGCAGATACTTTAGATGAGGCGCGGGAATTATTAAAGCAAACTGTGACCGACGGATCTGCACTCAAAAAATTCACACAAATGATTGAGATGCAAGGTGGTGATACTGCGGTGATTGATCACCCAGAAATTATGCCGCAAGCCAAATATCACATCGATATCAAGGCGCAAAGTGATGGTTATGTAACCCAAATTACTGCCGATGAAATGGGAATCGCCAGCATGCAATTAGGCGGTGGTCGTGCAGCTAAGGAAGATCAACTGGATTATTCTGTTGGATTAGTACTGCATCACAAAATTGGGGATAAAATTAAACGTGGCGATTCGTTAGTTACGGTGTATAGTAATCAAGAAGATATTAGTCGAGTTGAACAATTGATTCGGGCTAACTTCATTATTGGTGCGCAGGTAACAGCACCAGAATTGATTCATGAAATTATAACAGACTAA